CGCAGCAGCTCGTCGCGCATCTGCTTGAGGGCCCGGTGCGGGGCGTGCGCGGCGAGGATCTGCCGCTCGTCTCGATGTCGGCATCCACCAAGGACGGGAAAGCTCTGCTCTCACTCACGCACCTCTCCGCCGACGTGGACTGCGAGCTGAGCATCGACCTGCGCGGCCGCGGAGCGGCGCTCACTCGCGCCAGGGTGCTCACCGGCGAGAGCACTACAGACTTCAACGACACCGACCGGCCGGGCCGTGTCGCGCCGCGGCCGCTGGAGGCACGACTGGAAGGCGGCACCCTGACCGTGACGTTGCCGCCGCACTCCTTCGCGACGATCGAGCTGACACTCGCCTGACCCGGTCCGCCGGGGCGGCCGTCTCCTTCACCCCTGGAGCCGGCCGCCTCCGCAGACCACCCTGACCCGCCACATAGGAATCACCATGACCCGACACAGACTGATCATCAACACTGATGCGAAGAACGAGGCAGACGACCAGTTCGCCATCGTTCAGGGCCTGCTGTCCGACTCCCTCGACATCCGCGGGATCATCCCTGCACACTTCGGTGACCGCCGTACGTCGAACAGCAGGCAGGACTCCCGCGAAGAAGTGGACCTCCTTCTTGCTTACCTCGGGATGAACGGAGACATTGTCGTCGCAAATGGCGCTGACGCCGCCTTGCCGGACGAACGCACGCCACGCCCGTCCGCAGGCTCGCGACTCATCATCGACGAGGCCTTCGCCACAGACGAACGTCTCTACGTCGCATTCCTCGGTCCCCTCACCGACATGGCCTCCGCGATCTTGGAGGAGCCGACTCTCCAGGATCGTGATGTCGTTGTGGTGTGGATCGGTGGACCGCCGTACGGCGGCACAGTCCCTGAGTACTCGCACGAGTTCAACCTGTCGAACGACGTGCACGCAGCTAACGTCGTTTTCG
The Agromyces albus DNA segment above includes these coding regions:
- a CDS encoding nucleoside hydrolase, with the protein product MTRHRLIINTDAKNEADDQFAIVQGLLSDSLDIRGIIPAHFGDRRTSNSRQDSREEVDLLLAYLGMNGDIVVANGADAALPDERTPRPSAGSRLIIDEAFATDERLYVAFLGPLTDMASAILEEPTLQDRDVVVVWIGGPPYGGTVPEYSHEFNLSNDVHAANVVFASSLMIWQIPINVYTMVGVGYAELEERVRPCGPLGEYLTQYLIDFNAEHQPGLELRTLGDSPAIGVVMNPSGAIWRDYPRPRFTPDCRMIEPHLASAPVLLGTGIRYLSSDVANRTVRVCESLDTRWLLEDMFHKLARFARLGEKPAR